In one window of Tumebacillus amylolyticus DNA:
- a CDS encoding acetamidase/formamidase family protein, translating to MHRISKDNMIYAMSKDHAPVLTVENGAHVTFETCDCFENQITAVDTPFAELDWNRINPATGPVFVEGAEPGDVLAVRIERIQLASRGVMVTGPGLGVIGDDLQENVIRLLPIENGEVVFSEKVRLPLNPMIGVIGTAPAGDAISCGTPDAHGGNMDCKIITEGTTLYLPVNVPGALFALGDLHAAMGDGEVAVCGVEIAGEVTVHLSVLKNKDWQLPMAETADAVYAIGSKPLLDDAATLATKNMVHYLETEHGLPKHEAIALLSLAGNLQICQVVDPLKTCRFELKKSVLKQL from the coding sequence ATGCATCGAATCAGCAAAGACAACATGATCTACGCCATGTCCAAAGACCACGCCCCCGTACTCACCGTCGAAAACGGTGCCCACGTCACATTCGAAACCTGCGACTGCTTCGAAAACCAAATCACCGCCGTCGACACCCCGTTTGCCGAGTTGGACTGGAACCGCATCAACCCCGCAACCGGCCCCGTATTTGTAGAAGGTGCAGAGCCCGGCGATGTCCTTGCCGTTCGCATCGAGCGCATTCAACTCGCCTCTCGCGGCGTCATGGTCACGGGCCCCGGACTTGGCGTCATCGGCGACGACCTCCAAGAAAACGTCATTCGCCTCCTCCCCATCGAGAACGGCGAAGTGGTCTTCTCCGAAAAAGTACGCCTCCCGCTGAACCCGATGATCGGCGTCATCGGCACCGCTCCGGCAGGCGATGCCATCTCCTGCGGCACCCCCGATGCACACGGCGGCAACATGGACTGCAAGATCATCACCGAAGGCACGACTCTCTACCTGCCCGTCAACGTCCCCGGTGCCCTGTTCGCCCTCGGAGACCTCCACGCCGCCATGGGCGACGGTGAAGTTGCTGTCTGCGGTGTCGAAATCGCGGGCGAAGTCACCGTCCACCTCTCCGTCCTCAAAAACAAAGACTGGCAGCTCCCGATGGCCGAAACCGCCGATGCCGTCTACGCCATCGGATCAAAACCGCTCCTCGACGACGCCGCCACGCTCGCGACGAAAAACATGGTCCACTACCTCGAAACGGAACACGGTCTGCCCAAACACGAAGCCATCGCCCTCCTCTCCCTCGCCGGCAACCTCCAAATCTGCCAAGTCGTCGACCCCCTGAAAACCTGCCGCTTCGAGCTGAAAAAGTCGGTCTTGAAGCAACTATGA
- a CDS encoding DEAD/DEAH box helicase, with the protein MTTFSQLGVRPELVNLLQRHGVLEPTPVQEQSIPALMDGRDVIAQAQTGTGKTLAFLLPILETLDVESEHVQALVVTPTRELALQITDEVKKLAPAVGARVLAAYGGQDVDAQVHKLRGAIHLIIATPGRLLDHLRRETVDLGNLKMLILDEADQMLHIGFLNEVQQIMDHAPADRQMMLFSATMPKNVQDLAKRYMHDPVSVHVQSKRVTLDEIEQVVIETTDRDKSTALIGSIRKYNPYLAVIFCRTKRRAKKLTEELVAEGFEADELHGDLSQAKREQVMKRFRDAKIQLLVATDVAARGLDVEGVTHVFNYDIPFDTESYIHRIGRTGRAGQRGVAVTYVTPRDRGTLGAIEEGIESSIHKQVTLPKRSGEKKEFGGRGGDRDRGPKRSGGYGDRDKNRGGRSGDREKPRGGRGDRDQQQRGGRSGGGYGDRDQQQRGGRTGGGYGDRDQQQRGGRTGGGYADRDQQQRGGRSAGGYGDRDQQQRGGRSGGGYADRDQQQRGGRTGGGYADRDQQQRGGRSAGGYADRDQQQRGGRSGGGYADRDQQQRGGGYADRDQRGGHESTTEMQSPYGNGGVRARNTGSRSGGRPPQTSGGGRGGRRGR; encoded by the coding sequence ATGACGACTTTTTCCCAACTGGGCGTACGCCCGGAGCTGGTGAATCTTTTACAGAGACACGGCGTATTAGAACCGACGCCGGTACAGGAACAGAGCATTCCGGCCCTCATGGACGGGCGGGATGTGATTGCGCAGGCACAGACGGGCACAGGCAAGACCTTGGCGTTCCTGCTGCCGATTCTGGAGACGTTGGATGTGGAATCCGAGCATGTGCAAGCGCTGGTTGTAACACCGACGCGTGAGTTGGCGCTTCAGATCACAGACGAGGTAAAAAAGCTCGCTCCCGCCGTCGGCGCTCGCGTGCTCGCCGCGTATGGCGGGCAGGATGTCGATGCGCAAGTTCATAAGCTGCGCGGGGCGATTCATCTGATCATCGCGACGCCGGGGCGTTTGCTGGATCACCTGCGTCGCGAAACGGTGGACCTCGGGAATTTGAAGATGCTGATCTTGGATGAAGCGGATCAGATGTTGCATATCGGGTTCTTAAATGAAGTGCAACAGATTATGGACCATGCGCCGGCAGATCGGCAGATGATGCTGTTCTCCGCGACGATGCCGAAGAACGTGCAAGACTTGGCGAAGCGGTATATGCATGATCCGGTGAGCGTGCATGTGCAGAGCAAGCGTGTGACGTTGGATGAGATCGAGCAGGTTGTCATTGAGACGACGGATCGTGACAAGTCGACGGCGTTGATTGGGTCGATTCGGAAGTACAACCCCTACCTCGCCGTGATCTTCTGCCGGACAAAGCGTCGGGCGAAGAAGTTGACGGAGGAATTGGTGGCAGAGGGTTTTGAAGCCGATGAGTTGCACGGCGATCTGTCGCAGGCGAAACGCGAGCAGGTGATGAAGCGGTTCCGGGATGCGAAAATTCAACTGCTGGTTGCGACGGACGTTGCGGCGCGGGGGTTGGATGTTGAGGGCGTGACGCACGTGTTCAACTATGACATTCCGTTTGATACGGAGAGTTACATCCATCGAATTGGCCGAACGGGTCGTGCGGGACAGCGTGGGGTTGCGGTGACGTATGTGACTCCGCGAGATCGCGGGACGTTGGGAGCGATTGAGGAAGGCATTGAGAGTTCGATTCACAAGCAAGTGACCCTGCCCAAACGTAGCGGGGAGAAAAAGGAGTTCGGCGGCCGCGGCGGAGACCGTGACCGTGGACCTAAGCGTTCCGGCGGGTACGGAGACCGCGATAAAAACCGTGGTGGCCGCTCCGGCGACCGAGAAAAACCACGCGGAGGCCGTGGGGACAGAGATCAACAGCAACGCGGCGGTCGTTCTGGCGGTGGTTATGGTGATCGTGACCAGCAACAACGCGGTGGTCGCACTGGCGGTGGCTATGGTGATCGCGATCAACAACAACGCGGTGGTCGCACTGGCGGTGGCTACGCAGATCGTGACCAGCAACAACGCGGCGGACGTTCGGCTGGTGGCTATGGTGATCGTGATCAGCAACAACGCGGTGGTCGCTCTGGCGGTGGTTACGCAGATCGTGATCAACAACAACGCGGTGGTCGCACTGGCGGTGGCTACGCAGATCGTGACCAGCAACAACGCGGCGGCCGTTCGGCTGGTGGCTACGCAGATCGTGACCAGCAACAACGCGGTGGTCGCTCTGGCGGTGGCTACGCAGATCGTGACCAGCAACAACGCGGCGGTGGCTATGCTGACCGCGACCAACGTGGCGGTCATGAATCGACTACTGAAATGCAATCCCCGTACGGAAACGGCGGAGTTCGTGCTCGAAATACCGGCAGTCGTTCCGGTGGACGTCCTCCCCAAACTTCAGGTGGCGGTCGCGGCGGTCGTCGCGGACGATAA
- a CDS encoding isochorismatase family protein encodes MTQVLLVIDVQHGMFTMDEPVYRGAELLQTLQNLIGRARTAGVEVIYVRHEGGPGHLLERGKPEWEIHPEIAPLAGELVVDKNRPDSFFETVLQEELQARGVTDLVICGIQTDVCVDTTTRRAFSLGYDVTFVADGHSTWDSEFVTAQQKIDHHTDLMLRFADVKRAEEIEFFGE; translated from the coding sequence GTGACGCAAGTTTTGCTTGTGATCGATGTGCAACACGGGATGTTTACGATGGACGAGCCGGTATATCGGGGCGCGGAGTTGCTGCAGACGTTGCAGAACTTGATCGGACGAGCTCGAACGGCGGGTGTTGAGGTCATCTATGTTCGACATGAGGGTGGACCGGGGCATTTGTTGGAACGCGGCAAGCCCGAATGGGAGATTCATCCGGAGATCGCACCGCTTGCGGGCGAATTGGTCGTGGACAAGAATCGGCCCGATTCGTTTTTCGAGACGGTGTTGCAAGAGGAATTGCAAGCGCGGGGCGTGACAGACTTGGTAATCTGCGGAATTCAGACGGATGTCTGCGTGGATACGACGACGCGGCGGGCGTTTTCGTTGGGGTATGACGTGACGTTCGTGGCAGACGGGCACAGTACGTGGGACAGTGAATTCGTGACCGCACAGCAAAAAATTGATCATCATACAGACCTCATGCTTCGTTTTGCAGATGTGAAGCGGGCGGAGGAGATTGAGTTTTTCGGGGAATAA
- a CDS encoding NAD-dependent malic enzyme encodes MATERTAGLSLIYRLELKNSSHIFGLVAHHIGEGDGDIIGVDVVTVSKDVVIRDVNVNVFDREHGNRIRERLDAEDGIKVINVSDRTYLMHLGGKIEMRSKIAVRNRDELSRVYTPHVADICRTIAEDPKQAFKLTIKKNTVAVVSDGTAVLGLGDIGPYGAMPVMEGKAMLFKQFANVDAFPICLDTKDTEEIIAHVKAIAPAFGGINLEDISSPRCFEIEARLKQELDIPVFHDDQHGTAVVLLAGLMNACKLVDKTLDSLKIVVVGIGAAGIAITKMLTLAGVKNIVGVDRAGIISRHESYENPMWQWYSENTNPENVKGSLDDAITGADVFIGVSGPGVLKVEHLQKMAKDPIVFAMANPNPEIDPEVAAPYVRVMATGRSDYPNQINNLLCFPGIFKGALDCRASDINEEMKLAASYAIASVVNEEELSEQYIIPSVFNKKVVEAVRLAVIEAAYETGVARRRYRNYKDVK; translated from the coding sequence ATGGCAACGGAACGTACCGCCGGTCTGTCTCTGATCTACCGGCTTGAACTTAAGAACAGTTCGCACATCTTTGGACTTGTCGCTCACCACATCGGCGAAGGCGACGGCGACATCATCGGCGTCGACGTTGTTACCGTCTCCAAGGACGTCGTCATTCGCGACGTCAACGTAAACGTTTTCGACCGTGAACACGGCAACCGCATTCGTGAACGTCTCGACGCAGAAGACGGCATCAAAGTCATCAACGTGTCCGACCGCACCTATCTCATGCACTTGGGCGGCAAAATTGAAATGCGCTCGAAAATTGCCGTTCGCAACCGCGATGAACTGTCCCGCGTCTACACCCCGCACGTGGCGGACATCTGCCGCACGATTGCAGAAGACCCGAAGCAAGCCTTCAAATTGACGATCAAGAAAAACACCGTCGCCGTCGTCTCTGACGGAACCGCCGTTCTCGGCCTCGGCGACATCGGTCCGTACGGCGCAATGCCGGTCATGGAAGGCAAAGCGATGCTCTTCAAGCAGTTCGCCAACGTCGATGCGTTCCCGATCTGCCTCGACACCAAAGACACCGAAGAGATCATCGCGCACGTCAAAGCGATTGCGCCGGCGTTTGGCGGGATCAACTTGGAGGACATTTCGTCCCCGCGTTGCTTCGAGATTGAAGCACGACTGAAACAGGAACTCGACATCCCGGTCTTCCACGACGACCAGCACGGAACGGCCGTCGTTCTGCTTGCAGGTCTGATGAACGCATGCAAACTGGTGGACAAGACCCTCGATTCGCTCAAGATCGTCGTCGTCGGGATCGGCGCGGCAGGGATTGCGATCACCAAAATGCTCACGCTTGCCGGCGTGAAAAACATCGTCGGCGTCGACCGCGCCGGGATTATCTCCCGCCACGAGTCGTACGAAAACCCGATGTGGCAATGGTACTCCGAGAACACCAACCCGGAGAATGTAAAAGGTTCTCTGGACGATGCGATCACGGGAGCGGACGTCTTCATCGGCGTATCGGGCCCGGGCGTGTTGAAAGTCGAGCATCTGCAAAAGATGGCGAAAGACCCGATCGTCTTCGCGATGGCGAACCCGAACCCGGAGATCGATCCGGAAGTCGCAGCTCCGTATGTGCGCGTCATGGCAACCGGGCGTTCCGACTACCCGAACCAGATCAACAACCTGCTCTGCTTCCCGGGCATCTTCAAAGGCGCTCTGGACTGCCGCGCATCCGATATCAATGAAGAGATGAAACTCGCAGCTTCCTACGCGATCGCGTCGGTCGTCAACGAGGAAGAACTCTCCGAGCAATACATCATCCCGTCCGTCTTCAACAAAAAAGTCGTCGAAGCCGTCCGCCTCGCCGTCATCGAAGCGGCCTACGAAACCGGCGTTGCACGTCGTCGCTACCGCAACTACAAAGACGTGAAGTAA
- a CDS encoding aminotransferase class I/II-fold pyridoxal phosphate-dependent enzyme — MGISTIPIMNAILSHLQHSPGSYHVPGHKMGRGLDGALGAWLSQAGRLDLTEIPGLDDLHAPEGAIREAQSLAADAFGAEETYFLVNGSTAGNLAMILTAVRPGEKILVPRNLHKSVLNGLVLAKAQPVFYHPEVHEEYGIASGVAVETVREIVQSHREAKALLIVSPTYHGICSDLKKIAEIVHEAGMMLLVDEAHGAHFAFHESLPETAMESGADMAVQSTHKTLGALTQASMLHVRGPQVDRARLRKRLQLVQSTSPSYLLLASLDVARHQMQTEGHAMMSQAIEAVKKGAGRLATSPHLNLLDENNTPGNFRVDPLKWTIGVTGLHKTGSQVYEHLHLQNRLTLELSDPQNVLAVFTYTDGDRQVDRLVKALQALEPAAKEAREHEVLLPKMLYTALEAKLLPHEAFEMDTERVPLQGAAGCCAGEMVIPYPPGIPLIVPGEVWTEELISHVQTLRDAGVRFQGVEDSRMQEVRVLPQQQKGV; from the coding sequence GTGGGTATCTCTACTATTCCCATTATGAATGCAATCCTCTCGCATTTGCAGCACAGTCCGGGCAGCTACCATGTGCCGGGGCATAAAATGGGCAGAGGGTTGGACGGAGCGCTCGGCGCTTGGTTGTCTCAAGCAGGGAGACTGGATCTCACGGAGATTCCGGGATTGGACGACCTGCATGCGCCCGAAGGTGCGATTCGCGAAGCACAGAGCTTGGCGGCGGACGCTTTTGGTGCAGAAGAGACGTATTTTTTGGTAAATGGCAGTACGGCGGGGAATCTTGCTATGATCCTGACGGCGGTCCGGCCGGGGGAGAAGATTCTCGTGCCGCGCAATTTGCATAAGTCGGTGTTGAACGGACTCGTGCTGGCGAAAGCACAGCCCGTTTTTTATCACCCGGAAGTACATGAGGAGTATGGCATTGCGTCGGGTGTCGCGGTGGAGACGGTGCGGGAGATCGTACAGAGCCATCGCGAGGCCAAAGCTTTGCTGATCGTGAGTCCGACGTATCATGGGATCTGCTCGGATTTGAAAAAAATCGCGGAGATCGTGCATGAGGCGGGGATGATGTTGCTTGTGGACGAGGCGCACGGGGCTCATTTTGCGTTTCATGAGAGTTTGCCGGAGACGGCGATGGAGTCGGGAGCGGACATGGCGGTGCAGAGTACGCACAAGACATTGGGGGCCTTAACGCAGGCGTCGATGTTGCATGTCCGGGGTCCGCAAGTTGATCGCGCGCGTCTTCGCAAGCGGCTGCAGTTGGTGCAGAGCACGTCGCCGTCGTATCTCTTGCTGGCTTCGCTCGATGTTGCGCGTCATCAGATGCAGACCGAGGGCCACGCGATGATGTCCCAAGCAATCGAAGCTGTCAAAAAAGGCGCGGGCCGTCTCGCGACGTCGCCGCACCTGAATTTGTTGGATGAAAACAATACGCCCGGGAATTTCCGAGTCGATCCGCTCAAATGGACGATCGGGGTGACCGGGCTTCACAAAACCGGCTCGCAGGTTTATGAACACCTGCACCTCCAAAACCGCCTGACTCTCGAACTCTCCGACCCGCAAAACGTCCTCGCCGTGTTCACCTACACCGACGGCGACCGCCAAGTGGACCGGCTCGTCAAGGCCCTCCAAGCCTTAGAACCTGCCGCAAAGGAAGCGCGTGAGCACGAAGTTTTACTTCCTAAGATGTTGTATACAGCTCTGGAAGCCAAACTTCTCCCCCACGAAGCGTTTGAGATGGACACGGAACGTGTACCCTTACAAGGTGCGGCGGGCTGTTGCGCGGGGGAGATGGTGATTCCGTATCCTCCGGGCATTCCGCTCATCGTACCCGGCGAAGTCTGGACGGAGGAGCTCATCTCTCACGTTCAAACTCTGCGCGACGCAGGAGTTCGTTTTCAAGGTGTGGAGGACAGTCGAATGCAAGAAGTACGGGTTCTGCCCCAACAGCAGAAGGGAGTCTAG
- the tmk gene encoding dTMP kinase translates to MGLFITLEGPDGSGKSTQIRRLSELLGHSGIEVHTTREPGGTPISDQIRSMLLNPENRAMTAKTEMLLYAASRAQHVAEVIRPALEQGRVILCDRYIDASLAYQATGLGIPLEEVRSINQHATDGLWPTRTYLIDVPSELGLQRAFAGRGKCLDRIEQRDLEYHRRVREQFLQIAKEEPDRIVVIDGTQSVEAVTEAIWQDIRRYL, encoded by the coding sequence GTGGGTCTTTTCATCACACTCGAAGGCCCGGACGGCAGCGGCAAATCCACACAGATTCGCCGCCTGTCCGAACTCTTGGGCCATTCTGGAATAGAAGTTCACACCACCCGGGAACCCGGCGGCACTCCGATCAGCGACCAAATTCGCTCGATGCTGCTCAATCCGGAAAACCGCGCCATGACCGCCAAGACCGAGATGTTGCTCTACGCCGCCTCGCGCGCTCAACACGTCGCCGAAGTGATCCGCCCCGCTCTCGAACAGGGCCGCGTCATCCTCTGCGACCGCTACATCGACGCGAGCCTCGCCTACCAAGCAACCGGCCTTGGCATCCCGCTTGAAGAAGTTCGCAGCATCAACCAACACGCAACCGACGGCCTCTGGCCGACCCGCACGTACCTAATCGACGTTCCAAGCGAACTTGGACTTCAACGGGCCTTCGCGGGCCGTGGCAAATGCCTCGACCGGATTGAACAGCGCGACCTCGAATACCACCGTCGCGTTCGTGAACAGTTCCTGCAAATCGCCAAGGAGGAGCCGGACCGCATCGTCGTCATCGACGGAACTCAATCTGTCGAAGCCGTCACCGAAGCGATCTGGCAGGACATCCGCCGGTACCTGTAA
- a CDS encoding cyclic-di-AMP receptor, translated as MRLVIAVVQDQDSQKLSDHLVERGFRATKLASTGGFLKAGNTTFLIGVDQTQVEDVMGVIRESCQAREQMLNPMNPLGNGVEPMVPYPVKVQVGGATVFVLDVETFAHF; from the coding sequence ATGCGCTTAGTTATCGCCGTCGTACAGGACCAAGACTCGCAAAAACTTTCCGACCATCTGGTAGAACGGGGCTTTCGCGCCACCAAACTCGCCTCGACAGGCGGCTTTTTAAAAGCAGGCAACACGACGTTTCTCATCGGGGTGGATCAAACCCAAGTCGAGGACGTCATGGGCGTCATCCGCGAATCGTGCCAAGCGCGAGAACAGATGCTCAACCCCATGAACCCGCTTGGCAACGGCGTGGAACCGATGGTTCCCTACCCCGTCAAAGTCCAAGTCGGCGGTGCGACCGTATTCGTGCTCGACGTGGAGACATTCGCTCATTTTTAA
- a CDS encoding YaaR family protein, translating into MKIGGNSRPFVETLGLRDDKVAGDVKSPAFQDLFQQANMKLTKAELDNLMRQIDDMGKLLSKSMTWKSLQDYKERVRRFLEQVVKGSFSSKEKQGFDKRGRMRLYKIISQIDDLMAELAEKVVADEKDNLEILDKIGDIRGLLLNLYF; encoded by the coding sequence ATGAAAATTGGCGGCAACTCCAGACCGTTCGTGGAAACACTCGGTCTGCGCGACGATAAAGTGGCGGGAGATGTGAAGTCTCCCGCTTTTCAAGACCTGTTCCAACAAGCCAACATGAAATTGACCAAGGCGGAGTTGGACAACCTCATGCGCCAAATCGACGACATGGGGAAACTGCTTTCCAAGTCGATGACCTGGAAATCCCTGCAGGACTACAAGGAACGCGTCCGCCGCTTTCTCGAACAAGTCGTCAAAGGCAGCTTTTCTTCCAAAGAAAAGCAAGGCTTTGACAAACGCGGACGCATGCGTCTGTACAAAATCATCTCCCAAATCGACGACCTCATGGCCGAACTCGCCGAAAAAGTCGTCGCCGATGAAAAAGACAACCTCGAAATCCTCGACAAAATCGGGGACATTCGCGGGCTGTTGTTGAATCTGTACTTTTAG
- the holB gene encoding DNA polymerase III subunit delta', with product MTWPVPGPAADMLARSLQTGRLAHAYLFLGTEGSGQVETANHFAKSILCQGEGERPCGVCIQCRLFESGNHPDVILIQPDGNRIKIDQVRELQKAFSMKSMENATKVYIVHQAEKMTVEAANALLKFLEEPTSPVVAILLAESKSKLLPTVISRCQLIAFERRPVSQVEQLLQQEGMTSSRAKFLAHLKQSYGAAKEFASQERFADILTLMVQLSEELATRRGNPLFTIQEKVIKPSWASGEIDDLLECLAWWYRDVLHVSLGRETAVAADGQLDKYRSQAAQYRTDQLVGMIDTILMTKKRLQGNANVQLTLEQMILRLQGV from the coding sequence ATGACCTGGCCAGTACCGGGACCCGCGGCCGACATGTTGGCCCGGAGTCTCCAAACCGGGCGATTGGCGCATGCCTATCTCTTTCTCGGCACCGAAGGCTCGGGCCAAGTAGAGACGGCCAACCACTTTGCCAAGTCGATCCTCTGCCAAGGCGAAGGAGAGCGGCCCTGCGGGGTTTGCATCCAATGCCGGCTGTTTGAGTCGGGCAACCACCCGGACGTCATCTTGATCCAACCGGACGGAAACCGGATCAAGATCGACCAAGTGCGGGAGTTGCAAAAAGCGTTCTCCATGAAATCGATGGAGAACGCCACCAAAGTGTACATCGTCCACCAAGCGGAGAAAATGACCGTTGAAGCGGCCAACGCCCTGCTGAAATTCTTGGAAGAGCCGACGTCGCCGGTCGTGGCGATCTTGCTCGCAGAATCGAAGTCGAAACTGCTGCCCACCGTGATTTCACGATGCCAGCTGATCGCCTTCGAGCGCCGACCCGTCTCGCAAGTGGAACAATTGCTTCAACAGGAAGGCATGACCTCGTCCCGCGCGAAGTTCCTCGCCCATCTCAAGCAAAGTTACGGAGCGGCCAAGGAATTTGCTTCGCAGGAGAGATTTGCGGACATCTTGACGCTAATGGTACAATTGAGTGAAGAACTAGCAACACGTAGAGGGAATCCCCTCTTCACGATACAGGAGAAAGTGATCAAGCCAAGTTGGGCGTCCGGAGAGATCGACGATCTGCTCGAATGCCTCGCTTGGTGGTATCGCGATGTCTTGCACGTAAGCCTTGGACGAGAGACAGCCGTGGCAGCAGATGGACAACTAGACAAATACCGCTCCCAGGCCGCGCAGTATCGCACGGATCAACTCGTCGGGATGATTGATACGATCCTGATGACCAAAAAACGCTTGCAAGGCAATGCCAACGTTCAATTGACGCTTGAGCAGATGATCTTGCGGCTGCAGGGGGTTTAG
- a CDS encoding PSP1 domain-containing protein, with protein MFAVVGIRFKKAGKIYYFDPADLPIEKAHFAIVETARGVEYGEVVIGKKMVSEGDVVLPLKRVLRVADARDAQQVEENKVAAKKAFHICQQKIIDHKMEMKLVDVEYTFDRNKIIFYFTADGRVDFRELVKDLASVFRTRIELRQIGVRDEAKLLGGIGPCGRILCCSSWLGDFDPVSIRMAKDQNLSLNPAKISGLCGRLMCCLKFETDSYEEAESSKVEVAAGGNAGGKPHGKGKHQREVSDH; from the coding sequence ATGTTTGCCGTCGTCGGAATCCGTTTTAAAAAAGCGGGCAAGATCTACTACTTCGACCCGGCTGACCTCCCCATCGAGAAGGCACACTTTGCAATCGTGGAAACCGCGCGCGGCGTGGAATACGGAGAAGTGGTCATCGGTAAGAAAATGGTCTCCGAAGGAGACGTAGTGTTGCCGCTGAAGCGGGTCCTGCGCGTAGCAGATGCCCGTGACGCCCAACAGGTGGAAGAGAACAAGGTCGCCGCGAAGAAGGCGTTTCATATTTGCCAACAGAAAATCATCGATCACAAAATGGAAATGAAGCTGGTCGATGTCGAGTACACGTTTGATCGCAACAAGATCATCTTCTACTTTACAGCGGACGGTCGAGTGGACTTCCGTGAACTCGTGAAGGACCTCGCGTCTGTGTTCCGCACACGCATCGAGCTGCGCCAAATCGGCGTGCGCGACGAAGCGAAACTGCTCGGCGGCATCGGGCCGTGCGGGCGCATCCTCTGCTGTTCGAGTTGGCTCGGAGATTTCGACCCGGTCTCGATCCGCATGGCGAAAGACCAGAATCTCTCGCTGAACCCGGCGAAAATTTCCGGGCTGTGCGGTCGTCTCATGTGCTGTTTGAAGTTTGAAACGGACAGCTACGAAGAGGCGGAGAGCTCCAAAGTCGAAGTGGCCGCGGGGGGCAACGCTGGAGGCAAGCCGCATGGCAAGGGCAAGCATCAGCGCGAGGTTTCCGATCACTAG
- the yabA gene encoding DNA replication initiation control protein YabA: MDKQAVFAQVANVEERIGELYRELGSLKQKIVELLEENQKLTMENENLRKRLDKTTTKSGEPAPMLGEGYDNLARLYQEGFHICNLHYGSLRTEGDCLFCLSFLHK, translated from the coding sequence GTGGACAAACAGGCCGTTTTTGCTCAGGTTGCCAACGTGGAGGAACGCATCGGCGAACTCTACCGGGAACTGGGCTCGCTGAAACAGAAGATCGTCGAGCTGTTGGAAGAAAACCAAAAGCTCACCATGGAGAACGAAAACCTGCGGAAGCGGTTGGACAAAACCACCACCAAGTCTGGGGAACCCGCTCCCATGCTGGGCGAGGGATATGACAACCTCGCACGGCTGTACCAAGAGGGGTTCCACATCTGCAACCTGCACTACGGCAGCCTGCGGACCGAGGGCGATTGCTTGTTCTGTCTCTCGTTTCTGCACAAATAA